The Venturia canescens isolate UGA chromosome 7, ASM1945775v1, whole genome shotgun sequence genome segment TCGCTTGGATTTCAGAGAATTTCCAGGAGCGACAATGGTAAGTCTATCCCATAATAATTCTCTCATGTACCTTTTTTGAAATCACCACATTTTGCAGGTGTACAACAAGGTGTGCTTGTGCGGCATGCACGAGTGGGATCCCCGCTTCGGCCGGCAGGTGCTGGACCTCCCGCTGCCGGCATTTGCGGGGATTGAGGAGCCACCACCCGCACCAGCACCATCCCCAGCATCAGCACCAGCACCATCACCAGCACCAGCACCATCACCGGCACCAGCATCGGAGGAGGGGAAAAGGTCTATCCTCGAGGACGACCTCTTCCTCTCCGAAGATGATAACCCTCCCGCTCCAAAAATGAAGCAGCCCTCAGGGGATgttaaaagaaaatcaattcttatCCCTCCCCTGAAGGCTGCTCCATCTAGGAAGAGGGTGCGTATTATCGTACCCAAGGGCCCTGCTAAAGAAAACGCCGACCCTTGGGTACGCAAAAGCACAGCACCGTTGAGACCACCCACTACGGCTCAACGGTTGCTTAAatgtattaaaaatattaaaaaaatttaaaaaaaaaatgtaaaaaaatttaaaaaaataaacggtcGTCAAAAAAGCGACCACCCAAACAAACTGAGcctcaattctttttttaccaCTTTTATTCAAAGAGAATTTACATTTTCGATGGATGAAAAGTCACACTGGGCAAAATAGTCTTtcaacgtcgtcgtcgtttcggGGATGCACTCGGTAGAGTCCGCTTGCCGTCGGAGGAGGAGCCATGTTTTCAGCGCGCACGCGTTGTTCACCGCGCAGTGGGAAGGATTCCATCCGCTCTTGTGATTGGTGCACGAGTCGGTGGCGTTCGCGGTCAATTGACGGAGCGATGGGCAGGCAATGTCGTCGAGATTGTAGACCCGGGGTAGAATTTTCTCGAGACATCTCTTCTTCTCGAACCCCTTCACGTACACCTTGCTGGCGTCTCGTAGTCTGCTGAAGAAGATCTCGTGCGCCTCGTCATAGGGCACGGTGCCGCTGTTCCAGTTGAGCCCATGATAGTTTTCCTCCAACCACCGATTCTCGCTCTGGTACTTGGCCGGTAGATAGCTCCATCTGTGCGGCGACTCGAACAAATAGACCGACGGCTGGGCATCGTCTTCAAGAGCAACCATCGCCACCTCCTTGTAGACGAACTCGTTGAAGGGTCGCTTGAAGCCCTGGAAGTCCACCACGAACTCCATCCTCGAACTGATGCTTGCGAGTGGATGCTCGCCTCTTTTATACCTCCCACCTGCGTTGCTCTTTACCCCCACGCTCAGCAGCCAATCGTTGCTCTCTACAGTCCCACCTCATTGCTATCCTGGAACTTTCTGGAAGCCTCCCACCTACGGTGGCTGACCAATCGTTGCTCGCTCCTCCCCCACCACCCAACCAGTCGCCCGGGTATAAATTCGGGGCCCGTCGACCGAGATGGCACAGTTCACTCGAGCACAATGTCAGCACAAGACTGCAGAGATATCGTTGCAAGCTGGGAGGAGGTGTTGCAGCTACTGAAGGATCGAGAGCCCAACGTCATTCATGAATGGATCAAACGATTGAAAAAGGTAATCGCTACGTTGGAGGAGTCTCAGAGGCTTGCCACCACTGGTCCGGAGCAGCAGAAATTCCTGTACGCCGTGGGGATTTTGCGGGGGATCGAGATCAAGCTGGGACTTCTGCTGAAACGTGGTCATGGCGTGCAAATTCGGGAGAGGCTGATCGATCGAGTCCAGTGGTCGGATCTGAACTCATCGTTCAAGAATGGCATCAGGGTGGGCGCGTTAACAAACTTGAAGCATGTGGATGTGGGGGCCTTCATGAAGGACTGCATGACGCATTTCCGAGCGAAAATCAACAACGTTCTGCAGAGTAAGGGATCGAATGCGGTCAAGGTTTACGTCGTGCTTGCCGCAAAATTCACCGTTATGAAGAATGATGAAGAGGTGTTCGATACGAAGTTCTTCAACACGAAGGCAGC includes the following:
- the LOC122413480 gene encoding SH3 domain-containing protein C23A1.17-like, coding for MVYNKVCLCGMHEWDPRFGRQVLDLPLPAFAGIEEPPPAPAPSPASAPAPSPAPAPSPAPASEEGKRSILEDDLFLSEDDNPPAPKMKQPSGDVKRKSILIPPLKAAPSRKRVRIIVPKGPAKENADPWVRKSTAPLRPPTTAQRLLKCIKNIKKI